A single Ptiloglossa arizonensis isolate GNS036 chromosome 2, iyPtiAriz1_principal, whole genome shotgun sequence DNA region contains:
- the Tmf gene encoding TATA element modulatory factor isoform X2, which yields MQNNVVAYSICIITNILTSKYRIFCVLRRTIFYSALIQQRMSWFDATGFANLAKSALKEAQKTIDKALDIKDEDQKLVEGCTEDTSDFFSSWGLKNDEDVDRHPKNKDSKQEATSSIWGSFTGSFFESPKFNEEENGQNRITHSKSLQSTSIGNEQKTKLKYSSSLPENFKSKSSSLQSDSKCTSKDGKEKDTVVEIPNDPSQDITSTSPDSLKPSDPLDKIVSENATSNMPDKMKHSPSSNMEKYDWIVQSFDEDIIVTHDQNSKPESDKMEIYESNSSSDGHVLDRMSYMSSENDKKSLESVEILGSRSNTDCTTTPESDGNSLSNSASPSATGAKMNSESVEILPDSPVTSPSSVEILGDWKSDSSPYLSPIDPRRTESSSILDRGDSVTPCWEDSSVAQIRNKEGNQTYSSSSDISPYESPVEEAKTSRDESCTSSLDSTPSTGTYPGETSSYLNKTLSTSGGYNMKSFTSENVEVIPYPDEPDEVSLAEDSYTSASESTVTTILETFQQKEQTKGIIDISANISSSGKMHDSCSDDKQALMKSCTDVGLNLSLDTLKEKHNLHLSIEAITTQPIRKLTEYLDGTGRRSETDRKSFGRLINSTIEPAEPESKRYPADEIVLPHPLKSDTLEVVDQPVMLTDSSCEGTLIESSSEDNPSLLHKTEGKILETPLTASSYVKTMLADAMIEKSENIEIEGQVTDMARENSPISSERFDLVKIGSDQTSGHTSGDELETTTSSDIEIISRYSPNGDSSPTQSRQSLSKLQSAKGSDLLTKTLKARGHSRELSEISVESDEGNLEIETLLKRVQEMTEILEARESKLLDVSRMNMELHEQNSNLKKQLDNFEKHAEQSQHLNQIADEYTQRLSALERKFQQAIRERDSLRKNLEQLKVEAATRLSSQEMFTLSAEKDETIKELREEGEKLSKQQLQHSNIIKKLRVKEKENDALIKSQKEQIEEQISELERLKRLLHAKEEVERSQIEAVHTLTAKTKKQKKDILTLQDKLDYALQKVDVYKKSLDAAKIDLAETKKLLAATEAELKDATNSAGESCQLLAQVEELKVKLRESEETCVKKEKFHKYENSQLLERLEAAEARSEELSQLVSMATKPLLRQLEQLQANLTHKSNSFMKQEKVLSGKNIELQTKVENLLEMERYLKEENINVNSKISQLESKLAGKEFERTLLQKSYDELIIEKEKLMEQNVRYRQTIESLEQSHSSQIMELNREIEALQNKLAVEKAATDAEKRKNRAISEQQRNIDCNEQLSSNTAIEEDSVNPTNSVWPLCDSVTEDSTERCATVLDRIDSIRAGSSSTSIFENLQAQSKQKDGEIQQLQWELSRRNAERDALNAELSTLTLKIEELNNKVSNVTILNESLQEIQTRYDALLQMYGEKMEENQELRLDLADIKEMYKTQIDQLLKRDT from the exons ATGCAAAATAATGTAGTTGCATATAGTATATGCATCATCACGAATATTCTAACCTCTAAATATCGTATATTTTGCGTTCTCagaagaacaattttttattcagcTTTG ATACAACAAAGAATGAGCTGGTTTGATGCCACTGGGTTTGCCAATTTGGCCAAGTCTGCTTTGAAAGAAGCCCAAAAAACTATTGACAAAGCATTGGATATCAAAGACGAAGATCAAAAATTGGTAGAGGGTTGTACAGAGGATACATCTGACTTTTTTTCATCCTGGGGATTGAAAAATGATGAAGATGTAGATCGTCATCCTAAAAACAAGGATTCTAAACAAGAAGCAACAAGCAGCATATGGGGCAGTTTTACTGGATCTTTCTTTGAATCTCCAAAATTTAATGAAGAGGAAAATGGTCAAAATCGTATTACACATTCCAAATCTTTGCAAAGTACATCCattggaaatgaacaaaaaaccAAACTTAAATATTCATCGTCCCTCCCAGAGAATTTCAAAAGTAAAAGTTCAAGCCTACAGAGTGATTCAAAATGTACGAGTAAAGATGGTAAAGAAAAAGACACTGTTGTCGAAATCCCAAATGATCCTTCTCAAGATATTACCAGTACCTCTCCTGACTCATTGAAGCCATCCGATCCGTTGGACAAAATTGTTTCGGAGAACGCAACTTCTAACATGCCTGACAAGATGAAACATAGTCCAAGTAGCAACATGGAAAAGTACGACTGGATCGTACAATCATTTGATGAGGACATTATTGTTACACACGATCAAAACAGTAAACCAGAATCTGACAAGATGGAAATTTATGAGAGTAATTCAAGTAGTGATGGTCACGTGTTGGATAGAATGTCGTACATGTCATCTGAAAATGATAAGAAGAGTTTGGAAAGTGTTGAGATTCTTGGATCTCGGTCCAATACAGATTGCACTACAACACCTGAGTCGGATGGTAATTCCCTTAGTAATTCTGCAAGTCCTTCTGCTACAGGTGCTAAAATGAATTCTGAATCGGTAGAGATATTACCAGACAGTCCAGTTACGTCTCCGAGTTCTGTAGAAATTTTGGGGGATTGGAAAAGCGATAGTAGTCCGTATCTGTCTCCTATAGATCCAAGACGCACTGAATCATCTTCCATATTGGACAGGGGTGATTCAGTGACACCTTGCTGGGAAGATAGCAGTGTTGCACAAatcagaaacaaagaaggaaatcaGACATATTCGTCGTCTTCCGATATTTCCCCGTACGAATCTCCGGTGGAGGAAGCGAAGACATCACGCGACGAATCATGTACGAGCAGCTTGGATAGTACACCATCGACGGGAACATACCCGGGAGAAACTAGTTCATATTTAAACAAAACCTTATCAACGTCTGGTGGGTACAATATGAAATCTTTCACATCGGAAAACGTGGAAGTAATACCCTATCCGGATGAACCAGACGAAGTGAGTTTAGCCGAAGATTCTTATACTTCTGCTTCAGAAAGTACAGTCAcaacaatattggaaacatttcAGCAGAAGGAGCAAACCAAAGGTATAATTGATATTTCCGCTAACATTTCCTCAAGTGGAAAGATGCATGATTCCTGTTCGGATGACAAACAAGCTTTGATGAAAAGTTGTACAGATGTGGGTTTAAATCTAAGCCTAGATACCCTGAAAGAGAAACATAATTTACATTTGTCAATCGAAGCAATCACCACACAACCTATTCGTAAATTGACTGAATATCTTGATGGAACGGGCAGAAGGTCCGAAACAGATCGAAAAAGTTTCGGTCGGCTGATAAACTCTACTATAGAACCAGCGGAACCGGAATCGAAACGGTATCCTGCCGATGAAATTGTGTTACCGCATCCATTAAAGTCGGATACGCTGGAAGTCGTGGATCAACCTGTAATGTTAACAGATTCGAGTTGCGAGGGAACCTTAATCGAAAGCAGTTCAGAGGATAACCCATCGCTACTTCATAAAACGGAAGGAAAAATTTTAGAGACACCTTTAACAGCTAGTTCGTACGTCAAGACAATGTTAGCGGATGCGATGATCGAAAAAAGTGAGAACATAGAAATCGAAGGACAGGTCACAGATATGGCTCGAGAGAATTCGCCTATTTCCTCGGAAAG GTTTGATTTAGTTAAAATTGGTTCAGACCAAACGAGTGGTCACACTAGTGGGGATGAATTAGAAACGACAACTTCGAGCGACATTGAAATCATATCCAGGTATAG ccCAAATGGTGATTCGAGCCCAACGCAGTCACGACAGAGTCTGTCAAAGTTGCAATCAGCGAAAGGTAGCGATCTTTTGACGAAAACTTTAAAAGCTAGAGGACATTCAAGAGAATTGAGCGAAATTAGTGTGGAGTCTGATGAAGGAAACCTGGAGATCGAGACATTGTTAAAGCGCGTACAGGAGATGACGGAAATATTAGAAGCCAGAGAATCAAAGCTTCTCGACGTGAGCAGAATGAATATGGAATTACACGAGCAAAATAGCAATTTAAAGAA ACAGctcgataattttgaaaaacatgCAGAACAAAGTCAACATTTAAATCAAATCGCTGACGAATATACTCAACGATTGTCCGCattagaaagaaaatttcagCAAGCAATACGAGAACGAGATTCATTGAGAAAAAACCTGGAACAGTTAAAAGTGGAAGCAGCTACACGTTTATCCTCTCAAGAAATGTTTACTCTGAGCGCCGAGAAAGACGAAACCATTAAGGAGCTTAGAGAGGAAGGAGAAAAGTTGAGCAAACAACAGCTTCAGCatagtaatattattaaaaaattacgagtgaaggaaaaagaaaacgatgctTTAATAAAGAGTCAAAA AGAACAAATAGAAGAGCAGATTTCGGAACTGGAACGATTGAAAAGATTATTGCACGCAAAAGAAGAAGTTGAACGATCTCAAATAGAGGCTGTTCATACGTTGACAgcgaaaacgaaaaaacaaaaaaaagacatTCTGACGTTACAAGACAAGTTGGATTATGCTCTGCAAAAGGTGGATGTTTATAAAAAAAGTTTAGACGCTGCGAAAAT AGACCTGGCGGAAACAAAGAAACTTTTAGCAGCGACAGAAGCGGAATTAAAAGATGCGACAAATAGTGCCGGAGAATCGTGTCAGCTTCTTGCACAAGTAGAAGAATTGAAAGTTAAATTACGAGAATCGGAGGAAACGTGCGTTAA AAAGGAAAAGTTCCACAAATATGAGAATAGTCAATTGCTGGAACGCTTAGAAGCTGCCGAAGCCAGAAGCGAAGAACTCTCGCAATTGGTATCGATGGCCACAAAACCATTATTAAGACAATTGGAACAGCTTCAAGCAAATCTGACACACAAGTCCAATAGCTTTATGAAGCAGGAAAAGGTGTTATCGGGAAAGAATATCGAATTGCAGACAAAAGTGGAAAATTTATTGGAAATGGAACGCTATTTAAAAGAAGAGAATATTAAtgtaaattcaaaaatatctcAATTAGAATCAAAACTTGCAGGTAAAGAATTTGAAAGGACACTACTGCAGAAGTCGTATGATGAATTAATAATAGAAAAGGAGAAGCTAATGGAACAGAATGTTCG GTATCGACAAACTATAGAATCACTAGAACAATCACATTCTTCGCAAATAATGGAGTTGAACAGAGAGATTGAGGCATTACAAAACAAGCTTGCTGTTGAGAAAGCAGCTACAGACGCAGAAAAGAGGAAAAATCGTGCGATATCGGAGCAACAACGAAACATTGATTGTAACGAGCAACTCAGCTCTAACACCGCTATAGAAGAAGACTCTGTGAATCCAACAAATAGTGTCTGGCCG ttGTGCGATTCTGTTACCGAAGATTCTACTGAAAGGTGCGCGACAGTATTAGACAGGATCGACAGTATTAGAGCGGGATCGAGTAGTACTtccatatttgaaaatttgcaagCACAATCGAAGCAAAAAGACG GTGAAATACAACAACTTCAGTGGGAATTATCGCGTcgtaacgcagaaagagacgCGCTTAACGCCGAACTGTCTACATTAACcttaaaaattgaagaattgaATAACAAAGTTT
- the Tmf gene encoding TATA element modulatory factor isoform X4, producing the protein MQNNVVAYSICIITNILTSKYRIFCVLRRTIFYSALIQQRMSWFDATGFANLAKSALKEAQKTIDKALDIKDEDQKLVEGCTEDTSDFFSSWGLKNDEDVDRHPKNKDSKQEATSSIWGSFTGSFFESPKFNEEENGQNRITHSKSLQSTSIGNEQKTKLKYSSSLPENFKSKSSSLQSDSKCTSKDGKEKDTVVEIPNDPSQDITSTSPDSLKPSDPLDKIVSENATSNMPDKMKHSPSSNMEKYDWIVQSFDEDIIVTHDQNSKPESDKMEIYESNSSSDGHVLDRMSYMSSENDKKSLESVEILGSRSNTDCTTTPESDGNSLSNSASPSATGAKMNSESVEILPDSPVTSPSSVEILGDWKSDSSPYLSPIDPRRTESSSILDRGDSVTPCWEDSSVAQIRNKEGNQTYSSSSDISPYESPVEEAKTSRDESCTSSLDSTPSTGTYPGETSSYLNKTLSTSGGYNMKSFTSENVEVIPYPDEPDEVSLAEDSYTSASESTVTTILETFQQKEQTKGIIDISANISSSGKMHDSCSDDKQALMKSCTDVGLNLSLDTLKEKHNLHLSIEAITTQPIRKLTEYLDGTGRRSETDRKSFGRLINSTIEPAEPESKRYPADEIVLPHPLKSDTLEVVDQPVMLTDSSCEGTLIESSSEDNPSLLHKTEGKILETPLTASSYVKTMLADAMIEKSENIEIEGQVTDMARENSPISSERFDLVKIGSDQTSGHTSGDELETTTSSDIEIISSPNGDSSPTQSRQSLSKLQSAKGSDLLTKTLKARGHSRELSEISVESDEGNLEIETLLKRVQEMTEILEARESKLLDVSRMNMELHEQNSNLKKQLDNFEKHAEQSQHLNQIADEYTQRLSALERKFQQAIRERDSLRKNLEQLKVEAATRLSSQEMFTLSAEKDETIKELREEGEKLSKQQLQHSNIIKKLRVKEKENDALIKSQKEQIEEQISELERLKRLLHAKEEVERSQIEAVHTLTAKTKKQKKDILTLQDKLDYALQKVDVYKKSLDAAKIDLAETKKLLAATEAELKDATNSAGESCQLLAQVEELKVKLRESEETCVKKEKFHKYENSQLLERLEAAEARSEELSQLVSMATKPLLRQLEQLQANLTHKSNSFMKQEKVLSGKNIELQTKVENLLEMERYLKEENINVNSKISQLESKLAGKEFERTLLQKSYDELIIEKEKLMEQNVRYRQTIESLEQSHSSQIMELNREIEALQNKLAVEKAATDAEKRKNRAISEQQRNIDCNEQLSSNTAIEEDSVNPTNSVWPLCDSVTEDSTERCATVLDRIDSIRAGSSSTSIFENLQAQSKQKDGEIQQLQWELSRRNAERDALNAELSTLTLKIEELNNKVSNVTILNESLQEIQTRYDALLQMYGEKMEENQELRLDLADIKEMYKTQIDQLLKRDT; encoded by the exons ATGCAAAATAATGTAGTTGCATATAGTATATGCATCATCACGAATATTCTAACCTCTAAATATCGTATATTTTGCGTTCTCagaagaacaattttttattcagcTTTG ATACAACAAAGAATGAGCTGGTTTGATGCCACTGGGTTTGCCAATTTGGCCAAGTCTGCTTTGAAAGAAGCCCAAAAAACTATTGACAAAGCATTGGATATCAAAGACGAAGATCAAAAATTGGTAGAGGGTTGTACAGAGGATACATCTGACTTTTTTTCATCCTGGGGATTGAAAAATGATGAAGATGTAGATCGTCATCCTAAAAACAAGGATTCTAAACAAGAAGCAACAAGCAGCATATGGGGCAGTTTTACTGGATCTTTCTTTGAATCTCCAAAATTTAATGAAGAGGAAAATGGTCAAAATCGTATTACACATTCCAAATCTTTGCAAAGTACATCCattggaaatgaacaaaaaaccAAACTTAAATATTCATCGTCCCTCCCAGAGAATTTCAAAAGTAAAAGTTCAAGCCTACAGAGTGATTCAAAATGTACGAGTAAAGATGGTAAAGAAAAAGACACTGTTGTCGAAATCCCAAATGATCCTTCTCAAGATATTACCAGTACCTCTCCTGACTCATTGAAGCCATCCGATCCGTTGGACAAAATTGTTTCGGAGAACGCAACTTCTAACATGCCTGACAAGATGAAACATAGTCCAAGTAGCAACATGGAAAAGTACGACTGGATCGTACAATCATTTGATGAGGACATTATTGTTACACACGATCAAAACAGTAAACCAGAATCTGACAAGATGGAAATTTATGAGAGTAATTCAAGTAGTGATGGTCACGTGTTGGATAGAATGTCGTACATGTCATCTGAAAATGATAAGAAGAGTTTGGAAAGTGTTGAGATTCTTGGATCTCGGTCCAATACAGATTGCACTACAACACCTGAGTCGGATGGTAATTCCCTTAGTAATTCTGCAAGTCCTTCTGCTACAGGTGCTAAAATGAATTCTGAATCGGTAGAGATATTACCAGACAGTCCAGTTACGTCTCCGAGTTCTGTAGAAATTTTGGGGGATTGGAAAAGCGATAGTAGTCCGTATCTGTCTCCTATAGATCCAAGACGCACTGAATCATCTTCCATATTGGACAGGGGTGATTCAGTGACACCTTGCTGGGAAGATAGCAGTGTTGCACAAatcagaaacaaagaaggaaatcaGACATATTCGTCGTCTTCCGATATTTCCCCGTACGAATCTCCGGTGGAGGAAGCGAAGACATCACGCGACGAATCATGTACGAGCAGCTTGGATAGTACACCATCGACGGGAACATACCCGGGAGAAACTAGTTCATATTTAAACAAAACCTTATCAACGTCTGGTGGGTACAATATGAAATCTTTCACATCGGAAAACGTGGAAGTAATACCCTATCCGGATGAACCAGACGAAGTGAGTTTAGCCGAAGATTCTTATACTTCTGCTTCAGAAAGTACAGTCAcaacaatattggaaacatttcAGCAGAAGGAGCAAACCAAAGGTATAATTGATATTTCCGCTAACATTTCCTCAAGTGGAAAGATGCATGATTCCTGTTCGGATGACAAACAAGCTTTGATGAAAAGTTGTACAGATGTGGGTTTAAATCTAAGCCTAGATACCCTGAAAGAGAAACATAATTTACATTTGTCAATCGAAGCAATCACCACACAACCTATTCGTAAATTGACTGAATATCTTGATGGAACGGGCAGAAGGTCCGAAACAGATCGAAAAAGTTTCGGTCGGCTGATAAACTCTACTATAGAACCAGCGGAACCGGAATCGAAACGGTATCCTGCCGATGAAATTGTGTTACCGCATCCATTAAAGTCGGATACGCTGGAAGTCGTGGATCAACCTGTAATGTTAACAGATTCGAGTTGCGAGGGAACCTTAATCGAAAGCAGTTCAGAGGATAACCCATCGCTACTTCATAAAACGGAAGGAAAAATTTTAGAGACACCTTTAACAGCTAGTTCGTACGTCAAGACAATGTTAGCGGATGCGATGATCGAAAAAAGTGAGAACATAGAAATCGAAGGACAGGTCACAGATATGGCTCGAGAGAATTCGCCTATTTCCTCGGAAAG GTTTGATTTAGTTAAAATTGGTTCAGACCAAACGAGTGGTCACACTAGTGGGGATGAATTAGAAACGACAACTTCGAGCGACATTGAAATCATATCCAG ccCAAATGGTGATTCGAGCCCAACGCAGTCACGACAGAGTCTGTCAAAGTTGCAATCAGCGAAAGGTAGCGATCTTTTGACGAAAACTTTAAAAGCTAGAGGACATTCAAGAGAATTGAGCGAAATTAGTGTGGAGTCTGATGAAGGAAACCTGGAGATCGAGACATTGTTAAAGCGCGTACAGGAGATGACGGAAATATTAGAAGCCAGAGAATCAAAGCTTCTCGACGTGAGCAGAATGAATATGGAATTACACGAGCAAAATAGCAATTTAAAGAA ACAGctcgataattttgaaaaacatgCAGAACAAAGTCAACATTTAAATCAAATCGCTGACGAATATACTCAACGATTGTCCGCattagaaagaaaatttcagCAAGCAATACGAGAACGAGATTCATTGAGAAAAAACCTGGAACAGTTAAAAGTGGAAGCAGCTACACGTTTATCCTCTCAAGAAATGTTTACTCTGAGCGCCGAGAAAGACGAAACCATTAAGGAGCTTAGAGAGGAAGGAGAAAAGTTGAGCAAACAACAGCTTCAGCatagtaatattattaaaaaattacgagtgaaggaaaaagaaaacgatgctTTAATAAAGAGTCAAAA AGAACAAATAGAAGAGCAGATTTCGGAACTGGAACGATTGAAAAGATTATTGCACGCAAAAGAAGAAGTTGAACGATCTCAAATAGAGGCTGTTCATACGTTGACAgcgaaaacgaaaaaacaaaaaaaagacatTCTGACGTTACAAGACAAGTTGGATTATGCTCTGCAAAAGGTGGATGTTTATAAAAAAAGTTTAGACGCTGCGAAAAT AGACCTGGCGGAAACAAAGAAACTTTTAGCAGCGACAGAAGCGGAATTAAAAGATGCGACAAATAGTGCCGGAGAATCGTGTCAGCTTCTTGCACAAGTAGAAGAATTGAAAGTTAAATTACGAGAATCGGAGGAAACGTGCGTTAA AAAGGAAAAGTTCCACAAATATGAGAATAGTCAATTGCTGGAACGCTTAGAAGCTGCCGAAGCCAGAAGCGAAGAACTCTCGCAATTGGTATCGATGGCCACAAAACCATTATTAAGACAATTGGAACAGCTTCAAGCAAATCTGACACACAAGTCCAATAGCTTTATGAAGCAGGAAAAGGTGTTATCGGGAAAGAATATCGAATTGCAGACAAAAGTGGAAAATTTATTGGAAATGGAACGCTATTTAAAAGAAGAGAATATTAAtgtaaattcaaaaatatctcAATTAGAATCAAAACTTGCAGGTAAAGAATTTGAAAGGACACTACTGCAGAAGTCGTATGATGAATTAATAATAGAAAAGGAGAAGCTAATGGAACAGAATGTTCG GTATCGACAAACTATAGAATCACTAGAACAATCACATTCTTCGCAAATAATGGAGTTGAACAGAGAGATTGAGGCATTACAAAACAAGCTTGCTGTTGAGAAAGCAGCTACAGACGCAGAAAAGAGGAAAAATCGTGCGATATCGGAGCAACAACGAAACATTGATTGTAACGAGCAACTCAGCTCTAACACCGCTATAGAAGAAGACTCTGTGAATCCAACAAATAGTGTCTGGCCG ttGTGCGATTCTGTTACCGAAGATTCTACTGAAAGGTGCGCGACAGTATTAGACAGGATCGACAGTATTAGAGCGGGATCGAGTAGTACTtccatatttgaaaatttgcaagCACAATCGAAGCAAAAAGACG GTGAAATACAACAACTTCAGTGGGAATTATCGCGTcgtaacgcagaaagagacgCGCTTAACGCCGAACTGTCTACATTAACcttaaaaattgaagaattgaATAACAAAGTTT